In the bacterium genome, CCGCCAACCCAGCGGGAACCTTGACATTCCCATTCGCCGACGGGGTGCGTCCCGGCTTCGGGGGAGGCGGGGATCCGTGCCCCGGGGGCGCACCACTTTGTACGGCGGCCGTCGGCAATGCGACGGACCTGTACGATGCGCCCCCGCGGCGCGGCGCGAAACCTCAGCGCGATTCGGCGCCGGACACGGACTCGGGAGCCGCGAGCAGCGGATGACGCGTCGACCAGCCGCCGCTCTCGAGCACGACCTGGCGACCCGCGCGCGTCGTCCCGTCGATCACGAGGGGAGCCATCAGGTTGGCCGTCATGCGCCGCGCCTCGGCGGGCACGGTCACGATGGTCAGGACCGCCGACTCGGGCCCCGCCCCGGCCGAGCGCGGCAGGCGCCCCGCATAGCCGGGGAAGAACGCCTCGGGGTCGCAGACGAGGAAGCCCAGCTCGGGCTCGTCGAAGGAGACGAGGTAGCGGAACGGGGAGCCGTCCTGGGCCGGCTCGAGGAGCGCGAAGCGCCGCACGTGCGGCAGGCCGACCAGCCCGTCGGCCAGCTCGACCACGCGGTCCGCCGGTACGTCGTAGGTGCCGAACCGACG is a window encoding:
- the fliW gene encoding flagellar assembly protein FliW; this translates as MTSGAAVPLRSRRFGTYDVPADRVVELADGLVGLPHVRRFALLEPAQDGSPFRYLVSFDEPELGFLVCDPEAFFPGYAGRLPRSAGAGPESAVLTIVTVPAEARRMTANLMAPLVIDGTTRAGRQVVLESGGWSTRHPLLAAPESVSGAESR